A window from Rhodohalobacter sp. SW132 encodes these proteins:
- a CDS encoding DoxX family protein, with amino-acid sequence MRGFLNSKGLVIGIFLAWVVTFGEIIFGTLITIGYKVKYCVIINAIVVTIGIFLMHLPNGRFSVGHGSGGVEYSLVLLAVLIYLYSAYSN; translated from the coding sequence ATTCGGGGATTTCTGAATTCCAAAGGGTTAGTAATTGGTATTTTCCTTGCATGGGTGGTAACCTTTGGTGAAATAATCTTCGGAACTTTAATCACAATTGGATATAAGGTGAAATACTGTGTCATTATTAACGCCATAGTTGTCACCATTGGCATATTCCTGATGCATCTGCCGAATGGAAGGTTTTCCGTAGGCCACGGCAGCGGAGGAGTGGAGTATTCCTTGGTTTTACTTGCTGTGTTAATTTATTTGTATAGCGCGTATTCCAACTGA
- a CDS encoding dihydrofolate reductase family protein, whose product MSKISVYIATSLDGFIARENGDIDWLHNSGHGEAEKEEDFGYETFMSTVDALVMGRNTYEKVLSFGGEWSYGEKPVFVLTTKGIEIPDRISKTVSSLSGSPQEIARKLKEFGHSHLYLDGGLTIQKFLVAGLVDELTITKIPILIGSGIPLFGPLSEDIRLKHLETSSWNNGFVQSTYKVL is encoded by the coding sequence ATGAGCAAAATTTCGGTTTATATCGCAACCAGCCTGGACGGCTTCATCGCCCGTGAAAACGGGGATATTGATTGGCTGCATAACAGCGGTCATGGTGAAGCAGAAAAAGAAGAAGATTTCGGCTACGAAACATTTATGAGCACAGTTGACGCTTTGGTAATGGGCCGAAATACCTACGAAAAAGTTCTCTCATTTGGAGGAGAATGGTCCTACGGGGAAAAACCGGTTTTTGTACTTACCACAAAAGGGATCGAAATTCCTGACAGGATCAGCAAAACCGTCTCTTCCCTCTCCGGTTCACCCCAGGAAATTGCACGTAAACTGAAGGAGTTTGGGCATAGTCACCTCTACCTGGATGGCGGACTAACGATTCAGAAATTCCTGGTAGCCGGGCTTGTGGATGAACTTACCATCACAAAAATTCCCATTTTGATTGGCAGTGGAATTCCGCTTTTTGGCCCGCTATCGGAAGACATCCGTCTAAAGCACCTGGAAACAAGCTCCTGGAATAATGGCTTTGTACAAAGTACATATAAAGTTCTATAA
- a CDS encoding SRPBCC family protein: MLFVNKKITIPVSPPKAFEIFAHSLNEWWPKEYTWSGEKLKEISIEPRKNGLCTEIGPHHFRCDWGRVTEINEPERIVFKWQISPQRIPEPDPSKASEVEVTFNRTEDSKTRLTLQHRDFENHGEGAREYRKAMDSEMGWEYLLEKFKTACRD, encoded by the coding sequence ATGCTTTTCGTCAATAAGAAAATCACGATTCCGGTTTCTCCCCCTAAAGCTTTTGAAATATTTGCTCATTCCCTGAATGAATGGTGGCCTAAAGAGTACACATGGTCGGGCGAAAAACTTAAAGAAATCAGTATTGAACCCCGGAAAAACGGACTTTGTACTGAAATTGGACCACATCACTTCCGATGTGACTGGGGCCGTGTTACCGAAATAAATGAACCTGAACGTATTGTTTTTAAGTGGCAAATCAGCCCGCAGCGGATCCCTGAACCTGATCCCTCCAAAGCCAGTGAAGTTGAGGTAACTTTTAATCGCACAGAAGATTCAAAAACACGGCTAACATTACAGCACCGGGATTTTGAAAATCACGGAGAGGGTGCCAGGGAATACCGGAAAGCCATGGATTCTGAAATGGGCTGGGAATATCTTCTGGAGAAGTTTAAAACGGCCTGCCGGGATTGA
- a CDS encoding VOC family protein, with protein sequence MPTINPYLNFQGNTEEVFKFYQSIFGGEFIGGISRFKNTPEGDGLPEHEQDKVMHIGLPFGENNMIMATDALESMNQKVQPGNNVYLCISADSRQQADDFFNGLSDKGEIEMEMQDMYWGDYFGMLTDKFGVKWMVSFDQR encoded by the coding sequence ATGCCAACCATCAACCCATACCTCAACTTCCAGGGTAATACCGAGGAAGTTTTTAAGTTCTACCAATCCATATTTGGCGGAGAGTTCATCGGGGGAATTTCCCGGTTTAAAAATACACCTGAAGGTGATGGTCTGCCTGAACATGAACAAGACAAAGTGATGCATATTGGTCTGCCCTTTGGAGAAAACAACATGATTATGGCCACCGATGCGCTTGAATCCATGAATCAAAAAGTTCAACCGGGCAATAATGTGTACCTCTGTATTTCAGCAGATAGCAGACAACAGGCCGATGATTTCTTCAACGGACTTTCTGACAAGGGAGAGATCGAAATGGAGATGCAGGATATGTATTGGGGTGATTACTTCGGGATGTTGACTGATAAATTTGGTGTAAAGTGGATGGTGAGTTTTGACCAAAGATAA